In Cupriavidus basilensis, one genomic interval encodes:
- a CDS encoding LysR family transcriptional regulator — MDLRRLSHVLALADVLHFARAAERVHLSQPAFSRSIQAIEADLGIRLFDRDVGDVRPTPAGEFVIGRARRLLFDARCLQRDVDLFRDSQLGDTAFGAGPFPAATLMPRALSELRRLYPKVALRVEESNWQQLLERLRAEDIEFFVADVRDLPQDPALEIRPLGTQPGFFYVRTAHPLAGRQCTVADAWQYGVAATKLPSVLSTELARVLGLPAGEQTVLALECDDIAILRAVALSTDTVLAATQTSVQADLDAGALLPLRIEGLPSLFSEMGVVSLRNRTPSPMAQNAIACIARVAGEVNARQGAIAIQTAGQG; from the coding sequence ATGGACCTTCGCCGCCTGAGCCACGTTCTGGCGCTTGCCGATGTTCTGCATTTCGCGCGGGCGGCCGAGCGGGTGCACCTCAGCCAGCCTGCATTCAGCCGCAGCATCCAGGCCATCGAGGCGGACCTTGGTATCCGCCTGTTTGATCGTGACGTCGGCGACGTGCGGCCGACCCCGGCCGGCGAGTTCGTGATCGGACGGGCCCGCAGGCTGCTTTTCGATGCGCGGTGCCTGCAGCGCGATGTCGATCTTTTCCGAGACAGCCAACTGGGCGACACCGCCTTTGGCGCCGGGCCATTCCCGGCAGCGACCCTGATGCCGCGGGCGTTGTCCGAATTGCGGCGCCTCTACCCCAAAGTGGCCTTGCGCGTGGAAGAGAGCAACTGGCAGCAGTTGCTGGAACGCCTGCGCGCCGAAGACATCGAATTTTTCGTCGCGGACGTGCGCGACCTGCCGCAAGACCCTGCACTGGAAATCCGTCCACTGGGGACGCAACCCGGTTTCTTCTACGTACGCACCGCGCACCCGCTTGCCGGGCGTCAATGCACGGTGGCCGACGCCTGGCAGTACGGCGTCGCGGCGACCAAGTTGCCAAGCGTCCTGAGTACCGAGCTGGCCAGGGTGCTTGGCTTGCCGGCAGGCGAGCAAACCGTGCTTGCGCTCGAGTGCGATGACATTGCCATCCTGCGGGCCGTGGCGCTGTCCACCGACACGGTTCTCGCCGCCACGCAGACATCGGTGCAAGCCGATCTCGATGCCGGCGCGCTGCTGCCGCTGCGCATCGAGGGGCTGCCGTCGCTGTTCTCCGAGATGGGCGTTGTCAGCCTGCGCAACCGGACGCCGTCACCGATGGCGCAAAATGCCATCGCGTGCATCGCGCGGGTCGCTGGCGAGGTGAACGCCAGGCAGGGTGCGATCGCAATTCAGACGGCAGGGCAAGGGTAA
- a CDS encoding TetR/AcrR family transcriptional regulator, with protein sequence MRPPRQPRSEQNLINMIKAGRALAEQRGDLDDISLNDVVKAAETSIGAFYARFKDKEAFLQIMLEAALDEAEALTKKSIARDPVWQGGSAKAIVERIVRVYVGQFRQNRGLFKGFLRHYSATGAGDNPMRQANRRVQDLLVPLLARQLDSPRAGTADFEVRVAIQFLVGTLANLLLNDPGPLHLEQRKLETHLIRMMSRYLMLPEA encoded by the coding sequence ATGCGCCCCCCACGCCAGCCGCGCAGCGAGCAGAACCTGATCAACATGATCAAGGCGGGGCGTGCGCTGGCAGAGCAACGCGGCGACCTCGATGACATTTCCCTGAATGACGTCGTGAAGGCCGCCGAGACGTCGATCGGCGCCTTCTATGCCCGCTTCAAGGACAAGGAGGCGTTCCTCCAGATCATGCTTGAGGCAGCGCTGGACGAGGCCGAAGCGCTCACGAAGAAATCGATCGCCAGGGATCCGGTCTGGCAAGGCGGTTCGGCCAAGGCCATCGTGGAGCGCATCGTGCGCGTCTACGTAGGCCAGTTTCGCCAGAATCGTGGCCTGTTCAAAGGCTTCCTGCGGCATTACTCCGCGACCGGGGCCGGCGACAATCCCATGCGGCAGGCCAACCGCCGCGTCCAGGATTTGCTTGTGCCATTGCTGGCCAGGCAACTCGATTCCCCACGCGCCGGTACCGCGGACTTCGAGGTGCGCGTCGCCATTCAGTTCCTGGTGGGCACGCTGGCCAATCTGTTGCTCAACGATCCGGGCCCGCTGCACCTGGAGCAACGCAAGCTGGAAACCCACCTGATCCGCATGATGAGCCGCTATCTGATGCTGCCAGAGGCGTAG
- a CDS encoding TetR/AcrR family transcriptional regulator, which translates to MTPETTAPTDVAAPTLRAGLKQPRQERSEATLKALLAAGRALINEAGSLTGFSLADLVRAASTSVGAFYARFPDKETFCALVLEDTLAELRAELDYSLATDPAWNAGPAHAICARIVGFYIGLFRKHRGLFAAYMRHSPAQNALWQPIREANRQILDAMVPRLASRVPAGRFGRPDEEIRIAVQLVISALTTIVLHTPSALDLYDPRQEQRLTEMLHRYLALPAAGDVSPTPLAASDSGSSCGSGGFPACVAPGAAGPDR; encoded by the coding sequence ATGACACCCGAAACCACGGCCCCCACTGACGTCGCGGCGCCAACACTGCGCGCGGGACTGAAACAGCCCCGCCAGGAAAGAAGCGAGGCCACGCTGAAGGCGCTGCTTGCCGCAGGCAGAGCGCTGATCAACGAGGCCGGCAGCCTGACCGGCTTCTCGCTCGCCGATCTCGTGCGGGCCGCGTCCACTTCCGTTGGTGCGTTCTATGCGCGCTTTCCGGACAAGGAGACCTTCTGCGCGTTGGTGCTGGAAGACACGCTGGCGGAACTGCGCGCCGAGCTGGACTATTCGCTGGCCACGGACCCCGCCTGGAACGCAGGGCCGGCCCACGCAATCTGCGCGCGCATCGTCGGCTTCTATATCGGCCTGTTCCGTAAGCACCGTGGCCTGTTCGCCGCGTATATGCGGCATAGCCCCGCGCAGAACGCCCTGTGGCAACCCATTCGTGAGGCCAACCGGCAGATCCTGGATGCCATGGTGCCGCGCCTGGCCAGTCGCGTCCCCGCCGGGCGCTTCGGCCGGCCGGATGAGGAGATACGCATCGCGGTCCAGCTTGTCATTAGTGCATTGACCACCATCGTGCTGCATACGCCCAGCGCCCTGGATCTGTACGATCCGCGGCAAGAGCAACGGCTCACCGAGATGCTGCACCGCTACCTTGCATTGCCAGCGGCGGGCGATGTCTCGCCTACGCCTCTGGCAGCATCAGATAGCGGCTCATCATGCGGATCAGGTGGGTTTCCAGCTTGCGTTGCTCCAGGTGCAGCGGGCCCGGATCGTTGA
- a CDS encoding ferredoxin--NADP reductase: MQFHNLTVAQITRETEDARSFALLIPDALQQSFVYRAGQHLTFRVNVDGKTLLRSYSLSSSPEAGGLPVVTVKRIPGGRASGWFHAHVDVGTQLEVSAPTGRFVCEDIGAPLFFCAAGSGITPVLSMIRSALASTSAAMTLYYANRDADSTIFAAEIARLARDNPDRLALHLHHDDTDGFPERGKIAALLSAVPHCQLYLCGPGPFMQTVLEAADMAGMAPGRVHLERFDAAAQEAEAASTAPMPAHACDATVTLGGALHVVRVASGQSLLQAALACGVDAPYACEEGYCGSCAAKCVDGAVVHARNDVFSADELAAGWILTCQARPRQARPVAITFDV; this comes from the coding sequence ATGCAGTTCCACAATCTGACTGTCGCGCAGATCACTCGGGAGACCGAAGACGCCCGTTCCTTCGCGCTCTTGATTCCCGATGCGCTGCAGCAATCCTTCGTGTATCGCGCCGGCCAGCACCTCACCTTCCGGGTAAACGTGGACGGGAAAACTCTGCTACGCAGCTATTCGCTCTCCAGCTCGCCCGAGGCAGGGGGCCTCCCGGTCGTCACCGTCAAGCGCATCCCCGGGGGCCGCGCGTCGGGCTGGTTCCATGCGCATGTCGACGTGGGCACGCAACTGGAGGTAAGCGCGCCGACCGGCCGGTTCGTTTGCGAGGACATCGGCGCCCCGCTCTTCTTCTGCGCGGCGGGCAGCGGCATTACGCCGGTGCTGTCGATGATCCGTTCGGCGCTGGCATCCACCAGCGCCGCAATGACGCTCTACTACGCCAATCGGGATGCCGACAGCACGATCTTCGCGGCGGAGATCGCCAGGCTGGCCCGCGACAACCCCGATCGGCTGGCCTTGCATCTGCACCACGACGACACCGATGGTTTCCCCGAACGCGGCAAGATTGCCGCCTTGCTCTCGGCGGTGCCGCACTGCCAGCTCTACCTGTGCGGCCCTGGGCCATTCATGCAGACCGTGCTGGAGGCCGCGGACATGGCCGGCATGGCGCCGGGGCGCGTGCATCTGGAGCGGTTTGACGCGGCCGCGCAGGAGGCCGAGGCGGCAAGCACGGCGCCAATGCCTGCGCACGCTTGCGACGCCACCGTAACCCTCGGCGGCGCCCTGCATGTGGTGCGGGTTGCCAGCGGCCAGTCCCTGCTGCAGGCCGCGCTGGCCTGCGGCGTGGATGCGCCCTATGCCTGCGAGGAAGGCTATTGCGGCTCGTGCGCGGCCAAGTGCGTGGATGGCGCGGTCGTCCATGCACGCAACGATGTTTTCAGTGCCGACGAACTTGCCGCCGGCTGGATCCTGACCTGCCAGGCACGCCCGCGCCAGGCGCGGCCGGTCGCCATCACTTTCGACGTATGA
- a CDS encoding ferritin-like domain-containing protein: MSSLHRYTLPVVQTGWSIGSQVSTEFNWEYDNENSKLLQLYETSKKQQWNATDRIDWSQELDPENPQELDDRMIPIYGTPLWEKMGKHDRIDVRRHQQAHSLSQFLHGEQGALMVSARIVQMVPEMDAKFYAATQTMDEARHVEAYSRLLHEKVGIIYPITSGLKSLLETILTDSRWDFCYLGMQVLVEGLALAAFQRIRDFSKNPLAASINAYVMQDEARHVAFGRTALRGYYPQLTEAERKEREDFVIEACYLMRDRFDQKEVWSRLGLPEEECAKAVRESETMRQFRQRLFSRIVPTVKDIGLWSPRVQAAFADMGAIEFANVDVEAQFAQDQKIAEEFDARRVVMESIEAAQAGAGH; this comes from the coding sequence ATGTCATCCCTTCATCGTTACACGTTGCCGGTGGTCCAGACAGGCTGGTCGATCGGCAGCCAGGTTTCCACCGAGTTCAACTGGGAGTACGACAACGAGAATTCCAAGCTGCTGCAGCTCTACGAGACCAGCAAGAAACAGCAATGGAACGCCACGGACCGGATCGACTGGTCGCAGGAGCTCGACCCTGAGAACCCACAGGAACTCGATGACAGGATGATCCCTATCTACGGCACGCCGCTATGGGAGAAGATGGGCAAGCACGACCGCATCGACGTGCGCCGCCACCAGCAGGCGCATTCGTTGTCGCAGTTCCTGCATGGCGAACAGGGCGCGCTGATGGTGTCTGCGCGCATCGTGCAGATGGTGCCGGAGATGGACGCCAAGTTCTATGCCGCCACGCAGACCATGGACGAAGCACGGCACGTGGAAGCCTATTCGCGCCTGCTGCACGAAAAGGTCGGGATCATCTACCCGATCACGTCCGGGTTGAAATCGCTGCTTGAAACCATCCTGACCGACTCGCGCTGGGACTTCTGCTACCTCGGCATGCAGGTGCTGGTGGAAGGCCTGGCACTGGCCGCTTTCCAGCGCATTCGCGACTTCTCCAAGAATCCGCTGGCGGCGTCGATCAATGCCTACGTGATGCAGGACGAAGCGCGCCACGTTGCCTTCGGCCGTACTGCGCTGCGCGGCTATTATCCGCAGCTGACGGAGGCCGAGCGCAAAGAGCGCGAAGACTTCGTGATCGAGGCCTGCTACCTGATGCGCGATCGCTTCGACCAGAAGGAAGTCTGGAGCCGCCTTGGCCTGCCGGAAGAAGAGTGCGCCAAGGCCGTGCGGGAGTCCGAGACCATGCGGCAATTCCGCCAGCGGCTGTTCAGCCGGATCGTGCCGACTGTCAAGGATATCGGCCTGTGGAGCCCGCGCGTGCAGGCCGCGTTTGCCGACATGGGCGCGATCGAGTTCGCCAATGTCGATGTCGAGGCGCAGTTCGCGCAGGACCAGAAGATCGCGGAGGAGTTTGACGCGCGCCGCGTGGTGATGGAGTCGATTGAGGCCGCGCAGGCCGGAGCCGGGCACTGA
- a CDS encoding HAD family hydrolase, translated as MEEIDRRRLTQRILTRIGAMLIALTVAACAGTGTPTAGPTVAPQAGATSATSATSAAAAADPLPSWQDGPAKQSILKFVASVTREGAPTYVPLSERIATFDNDGTLWSEQPLYFQFLFLLDQVKQAAPKHPEWKNSPALKALVANDHAALAKYQKELLGLIATANSGMTVEAYDETIRTWLASAKHPKFQRPFTELVYQPQLELLAYLRANGFKTYIVSGGTIEFMRPWVEKVYGIPPEQVIGSSQVVKYQLLNGQPALVRQPKLDFIDDGPGKPVGIYRGIGRRPILAFGNSDGDLQMLQYVAAGPGARLALLVHHDDADREFAYDRQSKVGKLDKAWDEAVAKGWTVVSMKQDWRQVYPPAQR; from the coding sequence ATGGAAGAAATCGACCGCCGGCGCCTGACGCAACGCATCCTGACCCGGATCGGCGCAATGCTGATCGCGCTGACCGTAGCCGCCTGTGCTGGCACCGGGACGCCCACCGCCGGCCCGACAGTTGCACCACAGGCGGGCGCAACAAGCGCAACTAGCGCAACTAGCGCGGCGGCCGCCGCGGATCCGTTGCCCTCCTGGCAGGACGGCCCCGCCAAGCAGTCGATCCTGAAGTTCGTGGCCAGCGTGACCCGCGAAGGCGCTCCCACCTATGTGCCGCTATCGGAGCGCATTGCCACGTTCGACAACGACGGCACGCTCTGGAGCGAACAGCCGCTCTACTTCCAGTTCCTGTTCCTGCTCGACCAGGTGAAGCAGGCAGCCCCAAAACACCCTGAATGGAAGAACAGCCCAGCCCTCAAGGCGCTGGTGGCGAATGACCATGCCGCGCTGGCCAAGTACCAGAAGGAACTACTGGGGCTGATCGCCACGGCAAATAGCGGGATGACGGTGGAAGCCTACGACGAGACCATTCGCACGTGGCTGGCATCGGCGAAGCATCCCAAGTTCCAGCGCCCTTTCACCGAGCTGGTCTATCAGCCGCAGCTTGAGTTGCTGGCCTATCTGCGTGCCAATGGCTTCAAGACCTACATCGTTTCCGGGGGCACCATCGAGTTCATGCGGCCGTGGGTAGAAAAGGTGTATGGCATCCCGCCGGAACAAGTGATCGGCTCCAGCCAGGTCGTGAAGTATCAATTGCTGAATGGCCAGCCTGCCCTCGTGCGCCAGCCAAAACTGGATTTCATCGACGATGGCCCGGGCAAGCCGGTCGGCATCTACCGTGGCATCGGCCGCCGGCCCATCCTGGCTTTTGGTAATTCCGACGGCGATTTGCAAATGCTGCAGTACGTCGCGGCAGGGCCCGGTGCCCGTCTGGCGCTGCTGGTGCATCACGACGATGCCGATCGCGAGTTCGCCTATGACCGCCAGTCCAAGGTCGGCAAGCTGGACAAGGCCTGGGACGAGGCAGTCGCCAAGGGATGGACGGTCGTGAGCATGAAGCAGGACTGGAGGCAGGTGTATCCGCCCGCGCAACGGTGA
- a CDS encoding NAD(P)H-dependent flavin oxidoreductase, which produces MTINNRVTRMLGVQHPIVQAPMGWIARAQLAAAVSNAGGMGIIETSSGELDTIRGEIRKMRELTDKPFGVNIALTYVRDPAIVQFVVDEGIRFVTTSAGDPARYCAELKAAGLTVFHVVPMLAGALKAVAAGVDGLIVEGSEGGGFKNQRDVASMVLLPLVCSKVDVPVIAAGGFCDGATMAAAFAMGAEGIQMGTRMLSSVESPVHDNWKNAVVDARETDTVFLNRGGNGPALRALRTARTSRIEEQVPESIKSEFAGVQQLYFGGDMEAAVPLTGQVCGRIDSVKTVRQIIEETIRDFSQAVDGLAARYGSVKA; this is translated from the coding sequence ATGACCATCAACAATCGCGTGACAAGGATGCTTGGCGTCCAGCATCCTATCGTCCAGGCCCCCATGGGATGGATCGCCCGGGCCCAGCTTGCCGCGGCAGTCTCCAATGCAGGTGGCATGGGCATCATCGAGACCTCATCCGGAGAACTGGACACCATCCGTGGCGAGATCCGCAAGATGCGCGAACTGACCGACAAGCCGTTCGGCGTCAACATTGCCCTGACTTATGTGCGCGACCCGGCCATCGTGCAATTCGTTGTCGATGAGGGAATCCGCTTCGTGACCACATCCGCCGGCGACCCGGCACGCTATTGCGCCGAACTGAAGGCCGCCGGCCTGACGGTTTTCCATGTGGTGCCTATGCTGGCCGGCGCGCTTAAGGCGGTTGCTGCCGGCGTGGATGGCCTGATCGTGGAAGGCAGCGAGGGCGGCGGGTTCAAGAATCAGCGTGACGTCGCCTCAATGGTGTTGCTGCCGCTGGTCTGCTCGAAGGTCGATGTCCCGGTTATCGCCGCCGGCGGCTTCTGTGACGGTGCCACCATGGCGGCGGCCTTCGCCATGGGTGCCGAAGGGATCCAGATGGGCACGCGCATGTTGTCGTCGGTAGAGTCACCCGTTCACGACAACTGGAAGAACGCCGTTGTCGATGCCCGCGAGACGGACACCGTTTTCCTCAATCGCGGCGGCAATGGTCCAGCGCTGCGAGCCCTGCGCACGGCACGCACATCCCGGATCGAAGAGCAGGTGCCGGAGAGCATCAAAAGCGAATTCGCCGGCGTGCAGCAACTCTACTTTGGCGGCGACATGGAGGCGGCCGTTCCGCTGACCGGTCAGGTTTGCGGGCGTATTGATTCCGTAAAAACGGTACGCCAGATCATTGAAGAAACGATTCGGGATTTCAGCCAGGCTGTGGACGGACTGGCTGCGCGTTACGGCTCCGTGAAAGCCTGA
- a CDS encoding helix-turn-helix domain-containing protein, protein MTAFEPGLLQFLYAACASLSASAGRVSYAPGIAVPLIVQEFGEVGMDFPPVASPFRWSGPALPRLLSADLIESAFYGPDGSASRLLIQSAPRPDVGAILAAHAKLHAAYDNAYSRNTETSSSPARLNEREKNVLAYAALGLSSKEIAHELGISARTVDYYVDLARDKLGAHNRTEAIVRGILTRQICALKLPGERET, encoded by the coding sequence GTGACAGCATTTGAGCCCGGGCTATTGCAGTTCCTCTATGCGGCCTGCGCAAGTCTCTCTGCATCAGCGGGCCGCGTCTCCTACGCGCCTGGGATTGCAGTGCCGCTGATCGTGCAAGAATTTGGAGAGGTCGGGATGGATTTTCCTCCCGTAGCATCTCCATTTCGATGGAGCGGCCCTGCCCTGCCGCGACTGCTTTCCGCTGATCTCATTGAGAGCGCCTTCTATGGGCCGGACGGCTCGGCGTCGCGGCTTCTCATCCAGAGCGCCCCCCGTCCCGACGTTGGCGCCATTCTCGCTGCTCACGCGAAACTTCACGCCGCCTATGACAATGCGTATTCAAGGAACACTGAAACATCGAGCAGTCCTGCTCGATTAAACGAGAGGGAGAAAAATGTACTGGCGTACGCGGCGCTCGGCCTGTCGAGCAAGGAGATCGCCCACGAGCTAGGGATTTCAGCGCGTACCGTGGACTACTATGTGGATCTCGCGCGCGATAAGCTAGGCGCTCACAATCGCACTGAAGCGATCGTTCGAGGCATCCTCACGCGCCAGATTTGCGCGCTCAAACTGCCAGGTGAGCGGGAGACGTAA
- the mprA gene encoding MprA protease, GlyGly-CTERM protein-sorting domain-containing form, with protein MKKKWLVGVCAALLLSGAAQAGEQVAVKFDGASNAEAVIQTFRSATGADLKMVRLMSGNAWVISLPDNISDQERARILDALRTIRGVDWVEAETHHRTNTLNGGWIPNDPNLAPNQWNLHDPAIPGNAKGAINAVNAWSSSKGDGIVIAIIDNGVNATHPDLRGKMLSGYSFITRTGRGTNTQPPAFGAKCANAAQQNGSAPTMVYHGTNMAGIAAAATNNGLGIAGVAPNASILPVKVMDECQASSFDVADAIRWAAGSSVPGVPGNPNPARVISMSLGAAGVSKCDAVTQAAIADASAKGAVVVVAAGNESGPVTTPATCHGAIAVAGLTYAGALGSYSNFGPAIAVAAPGGGGVVTQPDPVYGWSLEDIGATSYDSDGRNLPIYNSVGIGTSNAVPQVAGVAALMLAQRPALTPAAVRQLLRKSARSFVDSSCNTWICGAGMLDAFGAVTLAAQAVVPNASAIAPKSVSTGTTVALDGSQSSSANVSYAWTQLSGPKVTLLNANAAIASFTPTVAGDYQFGLTVTDNASGLSAGTSVLLSAAVPATTSSGSSSASGDGGGGGALSLFEAVLLLAGGLLAFAGRRRIR; from the coding sequence GTGAAGAAGAAATGGTTGGTTGGTGTTTGCGCAGCGCTGTTGCTGTCCGGGGCGGCCCAGGCCGGCGAGCAGGTGGCCGTCAAGTTCGACGGCGCTTCTAATGCGGAGGCTGTCATCCAGACCTTTCGCAGCGCCACCGGGGCGGACCTCAAAATGGTTCGCCTGATGTCCGGAAACGCCTGGGTGATTTCGCTGCCGGACAACATCAGTGACCAGGAGCGCGCTCGCATCCTGGATGCCCTGCGGACGATCCGCGGCGTGGATTGGGTCGAAGCAGAAACCCACCATCGGACGAACACGCTGAACGGCGGCTGGATTCCGAACGATCCCAACCTGGCCCCTAACCAATGGAACCTGCATGACCCGGCGATCCCGGGCAATGCCAAGGGCGCAATCAACGCGGTGAATGCCTGGTCGAGCAGCAAGGGCGATGGCATCGTGATCGCCATTATCGACAACGGCGTGAACGCAACCCATCCTGATTTACGGGGCAAGATGCTCTCAGGCTACAGCTTCATCACGCGTACCGGCCGTGGCACCAACACGCAGCCGCCGGCCTTTGGCGCGAAATGCGCCAACGCTGCCCAGCAGAACGGCAGCGCGCCGACGATGGTCTACCACGGCACCAACATGGCAGGCATTGCCGCGGCAGCAACCAACAATGGACTGGGCATCGCGGGGGTCGCCCCGAATGCGTCTATTCTGCCGGTAAAGGTCATGGATGAATGCCAGGCGAGCAGCTTCGACGTCGCGGATGCTATTCGATGGGCCGCAGGCTCCAGCGTACCTGGCGTTCCTGGCAACCCGAACCCGGCTCGGGTCATCAGCATGAGTCTTGGCGCCGCCGGAGTCTCGAAGTGCGATGCGGTAACGCAAGCGGCCATTGCAGATGCAAGCGCCAAGGGCGCCGTGGTGGTGGTGGCAGCGGGTAACGAAAGCGGCCCGGTAACAACGCCCGCCACATGTCATGGCGCGATTGCCGTTGCCGGATTGACTTACGCCGGCGCTCTCGGCTCGTATAGCAATTTTGGCCCGGCAATTGCGGTTGCTGCCCCGGGCGGTGGCGGCGTGGTGACGCAGCCTGATCCAGTCTATGGCTGGTCATTGGAGGACATCGGCGCCACGTCCTATGATAGCGATGGCAGAAACTTGCCCATTTACAATTCGGTTGGGATCGGCACGAGCAACGCCGTTCCACAGGTTGCTGGCGTAGCGGCATTGATGCTTGCTCAGCGGCCGGCGCTGACGCCAGCCGCGGTACGCCAACTGCTGCGCAAGAGTGCCCGGTCCTTCGTAGACTCAAGCTGCAACACGTGGATTTGCGGCGCCGGCATGCTCGACGCATTCGGGGCCGTTACCCTGGCAGCGCAGGCCGTTGTTCCCAACGCGTCGGCGATTGCGCCGAAATCGGTGAGTACTGGCACGACGGTGGCACTTGATGGCAGCCAGTCCAGCAGCGCCAATGTCTCGTACGCCTGGACCCAGCTTAGCGGCCCGAAGGTTACGTTGCTGAATGCCAATGCGGCAATCGCCTCGTTCACCCCCACGGTGGCTGGCGATTACCAGTTCGGCCTGACCGTGACTGACAACGCCTCAGGACTGTCGGCCGGCACTAGTGTGCTGCTTTCGGCAGCGGTGCCTGCTACCACAAGTAGCGGTAGTAGCAGCGCAAGTGGGGATGGGGGTGGTGGCGGTGCGCTTAGCCTCTTCGAGGCGGTGCTACTCCTTGCCGGCGGCTTGCTCGCCTTCGCAGGTCGCCGCCGTATCCGCTGA
- a CDS encoding NINE protein, whose product MYPSSNPRSDTHSKVIGYLLWIFGFTGSHRFYYGKPVTGTIWFFTLGLLGIGWLIDLFLIPGMDREADYRFASGKYDYNVAWILLTFLGIFGVHRMYIGKWISGLIYLLTGGVFLIGVLYDFWTLNEQVSERNGIYP is encoded by the coding sequence ATGTATCCATCGAGCAATCCCCGGAGTGATACGCACAGTAAAGTCATCGGTTATCTGTTGTGGATCTTCGGCTTTACCGGGTCCCATCGCTTTTACTACGGCAAGCCGGTAACCGGGACGATCTGGTTCTTCACGTTGGGCCTGCTCGGGATCGGCTGGCTTATTGACCTGTTCCTGATCCCCGGCATGGACCGCGAAGCGGACTATCGATTTGCATCCGGCAAGTACGACTACAACGTGGCGTGGATCCTGCTGACCTTCCTCGGTATCTTCGGCGTGCATCGGATGTATATCGGCAAATGGATCAGTGGCCTGATCTACTTGTTGACCGGCGGCGTATTCCTGATCGGCGTGCTGTATGACTTCTGGACGCTGAATGAACAAGTGTCGGAGAGGAACGGAATATATCCCTAA